A window of the Dioscorea cayenensis subsp. rotundata cultivar TDr96_F1 chromosome 14, TDr96_F1_v2_PseudoChromosome.rev07_lg8_w22 25.fasta, whole genome shotgun sequence genome harbors these coding sequences:
- the LOC120275464 gene encoding tetraspanin-18-like — protein MKPCSTCLSHTLMFLNYVQAFNGVSILIYSLWILTCWSTQQNEGASWFVWFAFGVGVSVCLIAFIGYVSAEVTNGCCLCFYALFTSILIVSEAALVCDIILNKQWEKDFPRDHTGELKRLSQFIEANIDMCKWFAIVVFAIQMLSIMLAMILRLMARSKRVNTGRHEDYDAIRKPLLNQLDAPIASTSSGNEKIPMKTWRSAMKDKLWWAKNQSSDEAVV, from the exons ATGAAGCCTTGCAGCACTTGCCTTTCTCACACTCTAATGTTCTTGAACTATGTCCAAGCATTTAATGGTGTCTCCATTTTgatctactctttgtggattcTGACATGCTGGAGCACTCAGCAGAATGAAGGAGCATCATG gTTTGTGTGGTTTGCTTTTGGAGTTGGTGTTTCTGTTTGTTTGATTGCTTTCATTGGGTATGTTTCTGCAGAGGTGACCAATGGTTGCTGTCTTTGTTTT TATGCATTGTTCACGTCGATACTAATTGTATCCGAAGCAGCTTTAGTGTGTGATATCATCTTGAACAAACAATGGGAAAAG GATTTTCCTCGTGATCACACCGGAGAACTTAAACGGCTTAGCCAATTTATCGAAGCTAATATCGATATGTGCAAGTGGTTTGCCATTGTTGTATTTGCCATTCAG ATGCTTTCAATCATGCTTGCGATGATACTTCGACTCATGGCTCGGTCAAAGCGAGTGAACACTGGTAGACATGAAGATTATGATGCTATAAGAAAACCGCTTCTAAACCAACTAGATGCTCCGATCGCTTCGACTTCTTCAGGCAACGAAAAAATCCCCATGAAAACTTGGCGTTCAGCAATGAAGGATAAG CTCTGGTGGGCAAAGAATCAATCTTCAGATGAAGCTGTCGTCTGA
- the LOC120275975 gene encoding membrane protein TMS1-like, translating into MDQHVQVVEFIDDEEILKKKRKKQSLRARYVYGFVFFATNILAWVLRDYGNIVSDELHYLRICRKKEEDCSHSKGVLRVSLGCFIFFSFMFFTTLGTRKLNQIRNSWHSNWWILKLVLYLLSVMVSFLIPDVYIHIYGEIATYRCRVILILHAFLFLIY; encoded by the exons ATGGATCAACATGTTCAAGTTGTAGAATTTATCGATGATGAAGAAATTcttaagaaaaagagaaagaaacaatCTTTGCGAGCTCGATATGTTTATGGTTTCGTTTTCTTCGCAACAAATATATTAGCATGGGTTCTTCGGGATTATGGAAACATTGTTTCGGATGAGCTACATT aCTTAAGAATTTGTcgaaaaaaggaagaagattgTTCTCATTCGAAAGGCGTGCTTCGAGTGAGTTTGGGATGTTTT ATATTTTTCTCATTCATGTTTTTTACCACATTGGGAACAAGAAAGTTGAATCAAATTAGGAATTCATGGCATTCAAATTGGTGGATTCTGAAATTGGTTTTGTATCTTCTTTCAGTAATGGTTTCATTTCTGATCCCTGACGTGTATATTCATATTTACG GTGAAATAGCTACGTATCGGTGCCGGGTAATTTTGATTTTACATgcattcctttttttaatttattga
- the LOC120275974 gene encoding probable serine incorporator isoform X1 yields the protein MISDFGLIFNTFNRIFLVLQLVSVIEFITWCNDNWMPDSQTKQCDLIGLFFATISCLASYFGIVAMYFMYAPEKACMFNIFFITWTAILVNVLMIVSLHSKVNRGLLSSAIMSSYIVFLCWSTIQSEPSNDKCKTRKWISDNDNWTTILGFLIAIFAIVMATLSTGTDSKFFQFREVEVESDDEIPYQYEVFHFILSIGAMHFAMLFISWELDHTTKRWSIDVGWISTWVKFINETFAASLFLWKLISPVVLNKDIQTEEPSLPYSYLHFDGIMF from the exons ATGATCAGTGATTTCGGGcttatttttaatacatttaATAGGATTTTTCTTGTTCTCCAACTCGTAAGTGTGATTGAATTCATCACATGGTGTAACGATAACTGGATGCCGGATTCACAAACAAAGCAATG tGATTTAATAGGATTGTTCTTTGCTACCATTTCCTGCCTTGCTTCGTACTTTGGGATCGTTGCAATGTACTTTATGTACGCACCCGAAAAAGCGTGCATGttcaacatatttttcattacaTGGACCGCAATTTTGGTTAATGTATTGATGATCGTATCTCTACACTCAAAA GTTAATCGAGGCCTTTTATCATCTGCGATTATGAGTTCGtacattgtttttctttgttggtcTACAATTCAaag CGAACCTTCAAATGACAAATGCAAAACACGAAAGTGGATTTCTGATAACGATAATTGGACAACTATACTT GGATTTCTCATTGCTATATTTGCGATTGTGATGGCAACTTTATCGACCGGAACTGATTCTAAATTTTTTCAG TTCCGAGAAGTTGAGGTTGAATCCGACGATGAAATTCCTTATCAATATGAAGTTTTCCACTTCATACTCTCCATCGGAGCAATGCACTTCGCAATGTTATTCATCAGCTGGGAATTAGACCATACAACCAAAAG ATGGAGTATCGATGTTGGTTGGATTAGTACATGGGTGAAATTCATCAATGAAACATTCGCCGCTAGCCTTTTCC TATGGAAATTGATTTCACCGGTTGTGTTGAATAAAGACATTCAAACCGAAGAACCTTCGCTTCCCTATTCGTATCTCCATTTTGATGGTATAATGTTCTAA
- the LOC120275974 gene encoding probable serine incorporator isoform X2 gives MPDSQTKQCDLIGLFFATISCLASYFGIVAMYFMYAPEKACMFNIFFITWTAILVNVLMIVSLHSKVNRGLLSSAIMSSYIVFLCWSTIQSEPSNDKCKTRKWISDNDNWTTILGFLIAIFAIVMATLSTGTDSKFFQFREVEVESDDEIPYQYEVFHFILSIGAMHFAMLFISWELDHTTKRWSIDVGWISTWVKFINETFAASLFLWKLISPVVLNKDIQTEEPSLPYSYLHFDGIMF, from the exons ATGCCGGATTCACAAACAAAGCAATG tGATTTAATAGGATTGTTCTTTGCTACCATTTCCTGCCTTGCTTCGTACTTTGGGATCGTTGCAATGTACTTTATGTACGCACCCGAAAAAGCGTGCATGttcaacatatttttcattacaTGGACCGCAATTTTGGTTAATGTATTGATGATCGTATCTCTACACTCAAAA GTTAATCGAGGCCTTTTATCATCTGCGATTATGAGTTCGtacattgtttttctttgttggtcTACAATTCAaag CGAACCTTCAAATGACAAATGCAAAACACGAAAGTGGATTTCTGATAACGATAATTGGACAACTATACTT GGATTTCTCATTGCTATATTTGCGATTGTGATGGCAACTTTATCGACCGGAACTGATTCTAAATTTTTTCAG TTCCGAGAAGTTGAGGTTGAATCCGACGATGAAATTCCTTATCAATATGAAGTTTTCCACTTCATACTCTCCATCGGAGCAATGCACTTCGCAATGTTATTCATCAGCTGGGAATTAGACCATACAACCAAAAG ATGGAGTATCGATGTTGGTTGGATTAGTACATGGGTGAAATTCATCAATGAAACATTCGCCGCTAGCCTTTTCC TATGGAAATTGATTTCACCGGTTGTGTTGAATAAAGACATTCAAACCGAAGAACCTTCGCTTCCCTATTCGTATCTCCATTTTGATGGTATAATGTTCTAA